Proteins co-encoded in one Octopus sinensis unplaced genomic scaffold, ASM634580v1 Contig17280, whole genome shotgun sequence genomic window:
- the LOC115231058 gene encoding caspase-7-like has protein sequence MKWFEKYDMKHKKRGVANIFNNEKFKDPKKRPTLYGSSKDTEDFKASLLNLGFREDDIKVHTDESADEIRRALNEFEQDNPDIEGNIDCFICAILSHGKENDIIYGYEGEVELDELLSYLRPDRCPSLIEIPKLIFLQACRGSKIDVGVERNDAEEEESGKKPPKIPIMADMLVFHSSSNKYPSMKDKDTGSWFMQTLSRMLMEYGAEYEIMKLLAAVCNHVASLELQISFNLEGESVNSDFKQMPQIMTTLRKELKFEPRR, from the coding sequence ATGAAATGGTTCGAAAAATATGACATGAAACATAAAAAGCGAGGTGTTGCCAACATCTTCAACAATGAAAAGTTCAAAGACCCAAAAAAACGTCCAACTCTTTACGGCTCATCAAAAGACACAGAAGATTTTAAAGCATCATTATTAAATCTTGGATTTCGTGAAGATGACATCAAAGTTCATACAGATGAAAGTGCCGATGAGATACGCAGGGCTTTGAACGAGTTTGAGCAAGATAATCCTGATATTGAAGGTAATATTGACTGCTTTATTTGTGCCATTCTGAGCCATGGTAAGGAAAATGATATCATATATGGATACGAAGGTGAAGTTGAGCTGGACGAATTGCTTTCTTACCTGAGACCCGATCGCTGTCCATCTCTGATAGAAATACCTAAATTAATCTTTCTTCAAGCATGTCGTGGAAGCAAGATTGATGTTGGAGTCGAAAGAAACGATGCCGAGGAAGAAGAATCTGGAAAAAAGCCCCCGAAAATTCCAATCATGGCAGATATGTTGGTTTTCCATTCGTCATCAAATAAATATCCGTCAATGAAGGATAAAGATACAGGTTCGTGGTTTATGCAAACTTTAAGTAGAATGTTGATGGAATACGGCGCAGAATATGAAATTATGAAACTGTTAGCTGCGGTCTGTAACCATGTTGCCTCCCTTGAATTgcaaatttcctttaatttggaagGTGAAAGTGTTAATTCTGACTTTAAACAAATGCCTCAGATTATGACGACATTGCGCAAAGAACTAAAGTTTGAACCGAGGAGGTAA